GCGGACCTGGCCGGGCTCGGGCCGATCTACATTCAGGTGGGCGGGGACGAGACCCTGCTGGGTGACGCGCAGCGGCTCGCCGCGCGGGCCCGGGACAGTGGTGTGGACGTACGGATGGATGTTTTTCCGGGCATGCTGCACACCTTTCAGATGGCGGCGGGCCGGGCGCCGGAGGCGGACGACGCGATCCGGCGGATGGCCGCATGGGTGGGAGCGCGGTGGTGATGACGGAAGCGGTCGACGAGTTCAGCGTCAGCACCGGGCCGTTCCGGCGGGAGCTGCTGGCGCACTGCTATCGGATGCTCGGTTCGGTGGACGAGGCCGAGGACGTCGTGCAGGAGACCTATCTGCGGGCGTGGAAGTCGTTCGGCGGTTTCGAGGGCCGCTCGTCGGTGCGTGTGTGGCTGTACCGGATCGCGACCAACGTCTGCCTGACCGCGATCCGGCAGCGGGGACGGCGGGCGGTGGTGGAGCCGATTCCGGACGAGATCGTGACACCCGAGGCCGCGGACCCGGCGACGGTCGTCGCCGGCCGGGAGAGTCTGCGGCTCGCGCTGATCGTCGGCCTGCAATGCCTGCCGCCGCGGCAACGGGCCGTGCTGATCCTGCGGGAGGTCCTCGGCTTTCCCGCCGGTGAGGTGGCGGACATGCTGGACACGACGGTCGCGGCGGTGAAGAGCAGCCTGCAACGGGCGCGGGCCCGCTTGGAGGCGACGGTCCCGCGGCCTGAGGCGTGGTGCGAGCCGGACGATCCGCGAGCGCGGGAGCTGCTCGATCAGTACGTCGCCGGGTTCGAGCGGGCGGACATCGCGGCGTTGGAGCGGGCGCTGCGCACCGACGCGGCGATCGAGCTGGCCGGGACGGGCACCTGGTTCTCCGGGCGGGAGGCCTGCCTGCGGTTCCTGACCGGGGTGATCGGGTCGCCGGGTGACTGGCGGATGATCCCGACGGTCGCGAACGGACAGCCGGCGGCGGCCGCGTATCGCGACGGCAAGGCCTTCGGGCTCGGGGTTCTGACGGTGAGCGGCGCCGGGATCGCCCGCATCCTGGTCTTCGACGGCGGCGCCGACCTGGTCGGCCGGTTCGGCCTCCCGCCGACGGTGGACGGCTAAGGGCGGCAGTGGCCCGGTTCGCCCTGTGGCGTGTAGTCCGGCATCCCCGGTTGCAGGAAGCGAAGACAGAGTGAGCACCAGCTGCCGACCGGTCCCCGCCACTCCACTCGGCGGATGACCTCGGGGAGCTGCTGACCGGACCGCGCGAAGCAGCGCACCGCCCAGCTGTCCTCGCCCTCCGGCCAGCCGTTCAGCGTGAGGTGCACGGCGAAATCCTCGTCGGACCACCACAGGTCGGCGGGGCCGGTGGCCTCCGGGACCGGCGGGATCCCGATCACGCCGATCTGCGGGATCACCCCGGTGCCGGTCGTCTGGGCGAACGTGGCGTGCGGCCACCCGGCGACCTCGGCCAGCAGTGCGTGCTTCTCCAGCCGCTGCTCCAGGCTGCGGTCGATCACGCGGTCCGGCCACTCCCCCGGGCCCATGATCGTCCGTCCGTCGAGGAGCACGGCGAGGCCCCAGGTCCAGGAACCGTCGACGATCGCCGGCATCGTCCAGCCATGCTCGGGAGTCCACGCGAAGTACGCCTCGCCGTCGAGCCCGTATTCCATCTCGGCCCCGCGCGGCCCCAGCCGGTAGGTGAGCCCGCCGTACCGCTCCTCGAACGCGATGGCTGCCGCGATCAGTTCCTCCGGCACGACGGGAAGCGGACCGTCCGGTCCGTCGGCGCTCGCCAACCGCCGGATCTGCGCTGCGGACGTCCGCACCCCACGCTCGCCGTAGGCTGCCAGGAACCGTGCGACGCGCGGGGTCATTCGAAGAACTTCAGACTGAACCCGGTGTCGGTCGCCGGCCCGGGAACGTTCGCCCGGGAGTACGTGGTGTTGCCCCACCAGCAGAACGTGCCGGTGTACCAGTAGCGGTTCGCCCACGTGTACGGCGTGCCCTTCGGGACCGCGTGGTACATCAGCGGGAAGCGCGGGCCGGCCGGCGGGCTGGTCGCGATGTCGCCGTTGAGCAGCACGAAGCTGTGGTGGCCGGGCCCGTTGGCGTACAGCGTCGGGTCCCAGCCCGCCAGCCATCATGGTCGCCCGGTTCGAGCCGAACAGGCAGCCGTTCGACTTGTACCAGTCCCACACGTACGCCGGATCCCCGCCCGCACGCAGCCGCAGCTCGCCGAGGCAGTACTGGTCGCTCCAGCTGCCGTTCGCGGAGTACACGATGTGCAGCCGGCCGTCCGGGTCTCGGATCGCCTCCGGAGCCTCGTTGATGTACGGGTTCCCGACCACCCGCTCCCAGCTCTCCCGCGGCTGCGAGATCACGTAACGCGCGCCGGTGACCGTGGCCGGGCCGGTCATCCGGGCGATGTACAGGTTCTGTTCGACGTTGGTGGTGCCGGCCCAGCCGGACCAGACGAACCACCGCTGCCCGTTGAAGACGACCATCGTGCCGTCGATGGCCCAGCGGTCGTCGGGCAGCGCGATCCGGGTCGCGCCGGTGTAGCCGGAGTCCGCGGTGGCCGAACTGATCACGTACATCCGATGGGCCGCGCCGCGCCCGGCGGTGAAGTAGATGTAGAACCGCCCGCCGTCGTAGTGGATCTCCGGGGCCCAGACCTCGCCGAGGTCGCCGGTGTCCGACCAGACCGTGCGGGCGGCCGCGGTGGCCAGTCCGCCGGTCGAGGAGGCCTGCCGCACCGCGATGCCGCGGTCGCCCACCGACTGGACGCCGACGTAGGTGCCGCCGACCCGCAGCACGCTCGGGTCGCTGGCACGCAGGCTGGTCTGGGCCGCTCGGGCCGGAGCGGCCGGCAGGAGGGCGAGAAGGCACGCGGCAGCGGCCAGTTTCCGGAGCACGGCGCCCTCCACAGATTGACGGACTTCTTTGTTGAGGTTTGTTGACAGTAGAGCGAACGCGTGCGAAGAATCAAGCCGAGAGCGCTCTCTTCAACATCCCCCGACGTGAAGGACGTTCCATGCCCCGTCCGCTCCCAGCAACCCTCCTCGCCGGCGCGATGGTCCTCGCCG
Above is a genomic segment from Actinoplanes ianthinogenes containing:
- a CDS encoding sigma-70 family RNA polymerase sigma factor — translated: MGGSAVVMTEAVDEFSVSTGPFRRELLAHCYRMLGSVDEAEDVVQETYLRAWKSFGGFEGRSSVRVWLYRIATNVCLTAIRQRGRRAVVEPIPDEIVTPEAADPATVVAGRESLRLALIVGLQCLPPRQRAVLILREVLGFPAGEVADMLDTTVAAVKSSLQRARARLEATVPRPEAWCEPDDPRARELLDQYVAGFERADIAALERALRTDAAIELAGTGTWFSGREACLRFLTGVIGSPGDWRMIPTVANGQPAAAAYRDGKAFGLGVLTVSGAGIARILVFDGGADLVGRFGLPPTVDG
- a CDS encoding glycoside hydrolase family 43 protein → MLRKLAAAACLLALLPAAPARAAQTSLRASDPSVLRVGGTYVGVQSVGDRGIAVRQASSTGGLATAAARTVWSDTGDLGEVWAPEIHYDGGRFYIYFTAGRGAAHRMYVISSATADSGYTGATRIALPDDRWAIDGTMVVFNGQRWFVWSGWAGTTNVEQNLYIARMTGPATVTGARYVISQPRESWERVVGNPYINEAPEAIRDPDGRLHIVYSANGSWSDQYCLGELRLRAGGDPAYVWDWYKSNGCLFGSNRATMMAGGLGPDAVRQRARPPQLRAAQRRHRDQPAGRPALPADVPRGPEGHAVHVGEPLLVHRHVLLVGQHHVLPGERSRAGDRHRVQSEVLRMTPRVARFLAAYGERGVRTSAAQIRRLASADGPDGPLPVVPEELIAAAIAFEERYGGLTYRLGPRGAEMEYGLDGEAYFAWTPEHGWTMPAIVDGSWTWGLAVLLDGRTIMGPGEWPDRVIDRSLEQRLEKHALLAEVAGWPHATFAQTTGTGVIPQIGVIGIPPVPEATGPADLWWSDEDFAVHLTLNGWPEGEDSWAVRCFARSGQQLPEVIRRVEWRGPVGSWCSLCLRFLQPGMPDYTPQGEPGHCRP